A single window of Pseudoduganella plicata DNA harbors:
- the xylF gene encoding D-xylose ABC transporter substrate-binding protein → MKKVLSAAIAASLLLLTAGQASADAKNPKIGFSIDDLRLERWARDRDYFVAAATQLGAKVFVQSADGNEQKQISQIENLIARGVDAIVVVPYNATVLGNAIKEAKKAGIKVISYDRLTLNADLDAYISFDNKAVGEMQAKALVDRVPKGNYYLLGGAPTDNNAKILREGQMAVLQPLVDKGAIKIVGKQWVKDWSPSEALAIVENALTANNNKIDAVVASNDATAGGAIQALGAQKLAGKVPVSGQDADLAAVRRVVAGTQAMTVYKPLKAIASEAAKLSVQLVRNEKPSFNSQYDNGFKKVSTLLLKPTPLTRDNIDVLVKDGFYTNAQLAGK, encoded by the coding sequence ATGAAGAAGGTTCTGAGCGCGGCCATCGCCGCATCGCTGCTGTTGCTGACCGCCGGCCAGGCCAGCGCCGACGCGAAAAATCCGAAGATCGGCTTCTCGATCGACGACCTGCGGCTCGAGCGCTGGGCGCGCGACCGCGACTACTTCGTCGCCGCGGCCACGCAGCTGGGCGCCAAGGTGTTCGTGCAGTCCGCGGACGGCAACGAGCAGAAACAGATCTCGCAAATCGAGAACCTGATCGCGCGCGGCGTGGACGCCATCGTCGTCGTGCCGTACAACGCCACGGTGCTGGGCAATGCGATCAAGGAAGCGAAGAAGGCCGGCATCAAGGTGATCTCGTACGACCGCCTGACGCTGAACGCCGACCTCGATGCCTACATCTCGTTCGATAACAAGGCCGTGGGCGAGATGCAGGCCAAGGCGCTCGTCGATCGGGTTCCGAAGGGTAATTACTACCTGCTGGGCGGCGCGCCAACCGACAACAACGCGAAGATCCTGCGCGAGGGACAGATGGCCGTGCTGCAGCCGCTGGTGGACAAGGGCGCCATCAAGATCGTCGGCAAGCAATGGGTCAAGGACTGGAGCCCGAGCGAGGCGCTGGCGATCGTGGAAAACGCGCTGACGGCGAACAACAACAAGATCGACGCGGTGGTCGCGTCAAACGATGCCACCGCGGGCGGCGCCATCCAGGCGCTGGGTGCGCAGAAGCTGGCCGGCAAGGTGCCGGTGTCGGGCCAGGATGCCGACCTGGCGGCCGTGCGCCGCGTGGTCGCCGGCACGCAGGCGATGACTGTGTACAAACCGCTGAAGGCTATTGCCAGCGAAGCGGCGAAGCTGTCGGTGCAGCTGGTGCGCAACGAGAAGCCCTCTTTTAACTCGCAATATGACAACGGTTTCAAGAAGGTCAGTACGCTGCTGCTGAAACCCACGCCGCTGACCAGGGACAATATCGACGTGCTGGTCAAGGATGGCTTCTACACGAACGCCCAGCTGGCAGGCAAATAG
- a CDS encoding aldose epimerase family protein, producing MNFKSAPTLPVACVDAQLFTLRNAYGMRVTVSERGAALVSWWAPDRYGRMADVLLGYPSDAQYRGNPSYFGAIIGRWANRIAAGRFMLDGRPVQADVNDRGNHLHGGADGFHCAHWRGVMAHGGLTLRHVSPDGEGGFPGNVEVQVFYQLDDDGCLSIEYQATSDAPTPINLTSHPYFNLNGGAGDVGDHMLQIDADYYLQIDPAGIPVGRAGVGGTPFDFRQPAAIGPRLRWPDAQIRLAGGFDHCYCLSDDAMGNASALRTVARVYDPGSGRQLQVATTEAGLQFYSGNCLEGVQGRSRQPYSRHDGFCLEAGAFPDQLNGQHAAAVILRPGQVYRQTTVYRLSLQC from the coding sequence ATGAACTTCAAATCAGCACCGACTCTTCCCGTGGCATGCGTTGATGCCCAGCTGTTCACGCTGCGCAACGCCTATGGCATGCGGGTCACCGTCAGCGAACGGGGTGCCGCGCTCGTGTCGTGGTGGGCCCCGGACCGTTACGGCCGCATGGCCGACGTCCTGCTCGGCTACCCGAGCGATGCGCAGTACCGCGGCAATCCCTCATATTTCGGCGCCATCATCGGGCGCTGGGCCAACCGCATCGCCGCCGGCCGCTTCATGCTCGACGGGCGCCCGGTGCAGGCGGACGTCAACGACCGCGGCAACCACCTGCACGGCGGTGCCGATGGCTTCCACTGCGCCCACTGGCGCGGCGTGATGGCACACGGCGGCCTGACCTTGCGCCATGTGTCGCCGGACGGCGAGGGCGGCTTCCCCGGCAACGTCGAAGTACAGGTGTTCTACCAGCTCGACGACGACGGCTGCCTGTCGATCGAATACCAGGCCACGTCGGACGCGCCTACCCCGATCAACCTGACGTCGCACCCGTACTTCAACCTGAACGGCGGCGCGGGCGACGTGGGCGACCATATGCTGCAGATCGATGCCGATTACTACCTGCAGATCGACCCGGCCGGCATTCCCGTCGGGCGCGCCGGCGTGGGCGGCACGCCGTTCGACTTCCGCCAGCCGGCCGCCATCGGTCCGCGCCTGCGCTGGCCCGACGCGCAGATCCGTCTGGCCGGCGGCTTCGATCACTGCTACTGCCTGTCCGACGACGCGATGGGCAACGCCAGCGCCCTGCGTACCGTCGCGCGGGTGTACGACCCGGGGTCGGGCCGCCAGTTGCAGGTGGCGACCACGGAAGCGGGGCTGCAGTTCTACAGCGGGAACTGCCTGGAGGGCGTGCAGGGCCGCAGCCGCCAGCCGTATTCCCGGCACGACGGATTCTGTCTGGAGGCGGGCGCCTTTCCCGACCAGCTCAATGGCCAGCACGCGGCGGCCGTGATCCTGCGTCCCGGCCAGGTGTACCGGCAAACCACGGTGTACCGGCTGTCATTGCAGTGCTGA
- a CDS encoding XylR family transcriptional regulator: MLRTHRIALLFNANKIFDREVITGIAGYLASTRTAWDLFLEEDFRARLSGIDQWQGDGIIADFDNPAVAGALASCRVPVVAVGGSYESPADYPAAVPYVATDNFKLIKLAYEHLIEAGLRNLALFSLPEAQENRWAQEREKAFCSLMRRDKLEPEIYRGQCTSAPLWNEAVEQQIAWLHSLPKPVGIIAVTDARARQLLQACALAGIEVPEQVALIGIDNDPLARMLTRIPMSSVIQGAEEMGRTAAHLLDQMLHGVRLADTRILVPPAGINVLASSKHERAKHPHVMRARHFIRQYACQGIKTDQVADYVGISRSTLECYFRQELGCSVHDEILRLRLDAAIAYLDRGDCNLTDVAIKCGFTSSQYMHSVFKRELGCTPRAYQERARSSAPALGMPTLGIPDLHA; this comes from the coding sequence ATGCTGAGAACGCACCGCATTGCGCTGCTTTTCAACGCCAATAAAATATTCGATCGTGAGGTCATCACGGGAATCGCCGGCTACCTCGCCAGCACGCGTACGGCCTGGGACCTGTTCCTCGAAGAGGATTTCCGCGCCCGCCTGTCCGGCATCGACCAGTGGCAGGGCGACGGCATCATCGCCGACTTCGACAATCCGGCGGTCGCCGGCGCGCTGGCATCGTGCCGCGTGCCTGTGGTCGCCGTCGGCGGCTCGTACGAAAGCCCGGCCGACTATCCGGCCGCGGTGCCTTACGTGGCGACGGATAACTTCAAGCTGATCAAACTGGCTTATGAACATCTGATCGAGGCGGGGCTGCGTAACCTGGCCCTGTTCAGCCTTCCCGAAGCGCAGGAAAATCGCTGGGCGCAGGAGCGCGAGAAGGCGTTCTGCAGCCTGATGCGCCGCGACAAGCTGGAGCCGGAAATCTACCGCGGCCAGTGCACCAGCGCGCCGCTGTGGAACGAGGCGGTGGAGCAGCAGATCGCCTGGCTGCACAGCCTGCCGAAGCCGGTCGGCATCATCGCCGTGACGGATGCGCGCGCGCGCCAGCTGCTGCAGGCCTGCGCGCTGGCCGGCATCGAGGTGCCGGAACAGGTGGCGCTGATCGGCATCGACAACGATCCGCTGGCACGCATGCTGACGCGCATCCCGATGAGTTCCGTGATCCAGGGCGCCGAGGAGATGGGCCGCACGGCGGCCCACTTGCTGGACCAGATGCTGCACGGCGTGCGGCTGGCCGACACGCGCATTCTCGTGCCGCCGGCCGGCATCAACGTGCTGGCGTCGAGCAAGCACGAACGCGCCAAGCATCCGCATGTCATGCGGGCGCGCCATTTCATCCGCCAGTACGCGTGCCAGGGCATCAAGACGGACCAGGTGGCCGATTACGTCGGCATCTCGCGTTCCACGCTGGAGTGCTACTTCCGCCAGGAGCTGGGCTGCAGCGTGCATGACGAGATCCTGCGCCTGCGTCTGGACGCGGCCATCGCCTATCTGGACCGGGGCGACTGCAACCTGACGGACGTCGCCATCAAGTGCGGCTTCACGTCCAGCCAGTACATGCATTCCGTCTTCAAGCGCGAACTTGGCTGTACGCCGCGCGCCTACCAGGAACGCGCGCGCAGCAGTGCGCCCGCTCTGGGGATGCCCACGCTGGGCATCCCCGATCTACACGCCTGA
- a CDS encoding AMP-binding protein, producing the protein MQSQLSYVHGAHDVPLIGQTIGKHLAAIAAAHGDNEALVVPHQGVRLTYREFDARVTALAAGLLGLGLQPGERIGIWSQNCAEWVLTQFATARAGLVLVNINPAYRRSELEYVLEKVGCSALILAPSFKSSDYLAIVRDVVPELATSRDDLVRSARLPALRHVIRLGGGRTAGMRNFDSLLAPPDTAQLERLRALEDELQFDDAVNIQFTSGTTGAPKGATLTHHNILNNGFFVGEAMRLTSADRLCIPVPLYHCFGMVLGNLACVTHGATMVFPGEGFDPKAVLETVQAERCTGLHGVPTMFIALLDHPDFAGYDLSTLRTGIMAGSPCPAEVMSRVIERMHMGEITIAYGMTETSPVSFQSSVDDPVPLRVTTIGRVHPHLEVKIVDASGRIVPRGQTGELLTRGYSVMLGYWGDEEKTREAIDAAGWMHTGDLAVIDNDGFATIVGRSKDMVIRGGENIYPREVEEYLYRHPKVLDVQCVGVPDERYGEELCACIVVRPGETVDEADIRAFCSGQIAHYKIPRYIRFVEAFPMTVTGKIQKYLLRQQIAAELGLGRRQG; encoded by the coding sequence ATGCAGTCCCAACTCAGTTACGTTCACGGCGCGCACGACGTGCCATTGATCGGCCAGACCATCGGCAAGCACCTGGCGGCCATTGCCGCAGCCCACGGCGACAACGAAGCCCTCGTCGTGCCCCACCAGGGTGTGCGCCTGACCTATCGTGAATTCGACGCCCGCGTCACCGCGCTGGCCGCGGGCCTGCTGGGCCTCGGCCTGCAGCCGGGCGAGCGCATCGGCATCTGGTCGCAGAACTGCGCGGAATGGGTGCTGACGCAGTTCGCCACGGCGCGCGCCGGCCTGGTCCTCGTCAACATCAACCCGGCCTATCGCCGCTCCGAGCTGGAATACGTGCTTGAAAAAGTCGGGTGCAGCGCACTGATCCTGGCACCCAGCTTCAAGTCGAGCGACTACCTGGCCATCGTGCGCGACGTGGTCCCGGAACTGGCCACAAGCCGCGACGACCTCGTACGCTCGGCGCGCCTGCCGGCGCTGCGGCACGTGATCCGGCTGGGCGGCGGGCGCACGGCCGGCATGCGCAACTTCGACAGCCTGCTTGCGCCGCCCGACACGGCGCAGCTGGAGCGCCTGCGCGCACTGGAAGACGAGCTGCAGTTCGACGACGCCGTCAATATCCAGTTCACGTCCGGCACGACCGGGGCGCCGAAAGGCGCCACGCTGACGCACCACAATATCCTCAACAACGGGTTTTTCGTCGGCGAGGCGATGCGCCTCACCAGCGCCGACCGGCTGTGCATTCCCGTGCCGCTGTATCACTGCTTCGGCATGGTGCTGGGGAACCTGGCGTGCGTGACGCACGGCGCGACGATGGTCTTCCCGGGCGAAGGGTTCGACCCGAAAGCCGTGCTGGAGACGGTGCAGGCCGAGCGCTGCACGGGCCTGCACGGCGTGCCGACGATGTTCATTGCGCTGCTCGACCATCCCGACTTCGCCGGATACGACCTGTCCACGCTGCGCACGGGGATCATGGCGGGCTCGCCCTGCCCGGCCGAAGTGATGAGCCGCGTGATCGAACGCATGCACATGGGCGAGATCACGATCGCGTATGGCATGACGGAGACGTCGCCGGTCAGCTTCCAGAGTTCCGTGGACGACCCGGTGCCGCTGCGCGTGACCACGATCGGGCGCGTCCATCCGCATCTGGAAGTGAAGATCGTCGATGCGTCCGGCCGCATCGTCCCGCGCGGCCAGACGGGCGAGCTGCTGACGCGCGGCTACTCCGTCATGCTGGGCTATTGGGGCGACGAGGAAAAGACCCGCGAAGCCATCGATGCCGCCGGCTGGATGCACACGGGCGACCTGGCCGTCATCGACAACGACGGCTTCGCCACCATCGTCGGCCGCTCGAAAGACATGGTGATCCGCGGCGGCGAAAACATCTACCCGCGCGAGGTGGAGGAATACCTGTACCGCCACCCGAAGGTGCTGGACGTGCAGTGCGTGGGCGTGCCGGACGAGCGCTATGGCGAGGAGCTGTGCGCCTGCATCGTCGTGCGCCCCGGCGAGACGGTCGACGAAGCGGACATCCGCGCGTTCTGCAGCGGCCAGATCGCCCACTACAAGATCCCGCGCTACATCCGCTTTGTCGAGGCGTTCCCGATGACCGTCACCGGCAAGATCCAGAAGTATCTGCTGCGCCAGCAGATCGCGGCGGAGCTGGGGCTGGGCCGGCGCCAGGGCTGA
- a CDS encoding sensor histidine kinase, whose product MTSGTRARRAIRHTMRVPPLSLYAMTPALPARRPLQITPCSIAVGTCALFAFLHVAAILAAGPGETPLHNPVGLAVLAVFMPLTTGATEAARMLPLFQAYAAAKLLVVLAMTAAVAGTCRPPARHRPPLLAAQLLCVTILDALPFHLLLAVQLAMLLPWRRGLAWLAAQYLLGIAMDVYLVLDLAQRMAQPPQWPLLAYLSAERLVLAAGFLFGHLVQREHRMRHALASAHGQLLATQSLLTETVRGAERLRIARDLHDVLGHHLTALNLHLDLAARQAGAAAPAALQTARDVSVDLLAQVRGVVTHHRHDQTIDVAEALRVLCAGVPSPHPELHIDADAARLPAPVAHALFCSIQEAITNALRHARASRLTVHLSVRGGMTVARVADDGVGMGDAAEGNGLRGMRERLTDLQGDVRLERGIRGTVVELSVPGSPA is encoded by the coding sequence GTGACTTCCGGCACACGCGCCCGGCGCGCCATCCGTCATACAATGCGCGTCCCGCCACTGTCCCTGTACGCCATGACGCCAGCCCTGCCCGCCCGCCGGCCGCTCCAGATCACGCCGTGCTCCATCGCTGTCGGCACATGCGCGCTGTTCGCGTTCCTGCACGTCGCCGCGATCCTGGCGGCCGGACCAGGCGAAACGCCGCTGCATAATCCGGTTGGCCTGGCCGTGCTGGCGGTCTTCATGCCATTGACGACCGGCGCGACGGAGGCGGCGCGCATGCTGCCGCTATTCCAGGCCTATGCCGCTGCGAAGCTGCTGGTCGTGCTGGCGATGACGGCTGCCGTGGCGGGCACATGCCGGCCGCCGGCCCGGCACCGGCCGCCGCTGCTGGCCGCGCAACTGCTGTGCGTGACGATCCTGGACGCGCTGCCGTTCCACCTGCTGCTGGCCGTGCAGCTGGCGATGCTGCTGCCCTGGCGGCGTGGCCTGGCATGGCTGGCGGCGCAGTATCTGCTGGGTATCGCGATGGACGTGTATCTCGTGCTGGATCTGGCGCAGCGCATGGCGCAGCCGCCGCAGTGGCCGCTGCTGGCCTATCTGTCGGCAGAACGGCTCGTGCTGGCGGCGGGATTCCTGTTCGGGCACCTGGTGCAGCGCGAGCACCGCATGCGCCATGCCCTCGCCAGCGCGCATGGACAGCTGCTGGCCACGCAGTCGCTGCTGACGGAAACGGTGCGCGGAGCCGAACGCCTGCGCATCGCGCGCGACCTGCACGACGTGCTGGGCCATCACCTGACGGCGCTGAACCTGCACCTGGACCTGGCCGCACGCCAGGCCGGTGCTGCGGCGCCGGCGGCGCTGCAGACGGCGCGCGACGTCAGCGTCGATCTGCTGGCACAGGTGCGCGGCGTCGTCACGCACCACCGCCATGACCAGACGATCGACGTGGCCGAAGCGCTGCGCGTGCTGTGCGCAGGCGTGCCGTCGCCTCACCCGGAGCTGCACATCGACGCGGACGCCGCCCGCCTGCCGGCGCCGGTCGCCCACGCCCTGTTTTGCAGCATCCAGGAAGCCATCACCAACGCGTTGCGCCACGCGCGGGCCAGCCGCCTGACGGTGCACCTGTCCGTCCGCGGCGGCATGACGGTGGCCCGCGTCGCCGACGACGGCGTCGGCATGGGCGATGCGGCCGAAGGCAACGGC